In Lolium rigidum isolate FL_2022 chromosome 3, APGP_CSIRO_Lrig_0.1, whole genome shotgun sequence, the genomic window CCTATGGAATTGCAGGTGATACACATGATGACTATCTGCGCATGGCAGAGTCCACGACCATTGATTGCATGTATAGATTCTACAGGGCAATTGTGGAGGTGTTTGGAAAGACCTATCCACGCACACTCAATGCGGCAGACAGAGCTTGGATATTGGCACAAAATGCAGAGAGaggttttcctgggatgcttggcagcatcgaCTGTATGCACTGGCATGGAATAACTGTCCATTTGCACAACATGGCATGTATAAGGGACACAAGGGTgcatgcagtgtggtgcttgaggcagtggctgaccaggacctgtggatttggcatgtgTTCTTCGGCATGGCAGGATCACACAATGATATCACTGTGCTGCAGTGCTCCGACGTGTTCAAGAAGCTTGTCGAAGGCAATGCCCCTCCGGTGcagtttgagatcaatggccacgaatatgACAAGGGCTACTATCTTGCAGATAGCATCTATCCAAGATGgtcacatttgtgaagacaatctcgAACCATGTACCTGGAGGGAAGAAAGTTTGGTTTGCTCAAATGCGGGAGGCTGCCAGAAAGGATGTGGAGAGGGCATTTGGGGTGACGCGAGCTCGCTTTGACATTTTCTGATACCCCGCTCTTACATGGTCCAAAGAGAAGATGTGGGAGGTAATGATATGTTGTGTCATACTACaaaacatgatcatcgagagagAGTGGGAATTTCCAGTGTTTTACACTGAACCATATGAACGGATGGATCCTCTTGCAGATGTTGATCACAATATGCCTCCTGCATTTGTTGCTTTTCTCGCTAGACGTCAAGAAGTCTGAGACTACAACACTCATCACCAACtgtaagatgatctggtggagcatttGTGGATTCTCAAAGACGGCGTCTAGTTTGTTTATTTCTTTGCCATTGTGATTTAAAGTTTTAAATTTGTGTGGTTTGATGAACCTAAATTATTTGTGTGCTATATTGAGCTTGTTGAATTATGTCCAATATTTGTATAAGTTGTAATAAATTATCACagtttatttgttatttaaatttaaattatatatgaaATTGTATTGGATGTCATATGAGATACACGGCTGGACGTCGACATTTTCCCATTTTTTATTTTACGCCGACACTCCTCATACCGTCCCTAAAACAGCTGCGTTGGATACCATATGGAAAGGACGAGTGGAGATGAAAACTGAAGACAGTAGAGAGAGTATAGCTTTGCAGTCTTGAAGAGCCCACGTGTCGATCAGGCATTCACTAGCCACAACTCTCATTTCCGTCTCCGGATACTGCGTGTTGTACTGCTGTAGCAACTTTACCCACCATCTTTGCCCAAAACGATCAAAGGGGTGCTGCTCTCGCGGTTTCTCCTCGTCTCCGCTCTCCACGGCGACGCAGGCGGGGGTGGGGGACCGGCGAGGCAGCAATCGATGAACGGGTTCACCCCAGGTAACCAGCCACATTCCGATTGTTCTTGCTTCCTGGCCAACGGAGGCAGCAGCGGTGTATATCTTGGTTCTGCTAAATGTTTCCTTTTCTGGAAAAAATCCACTATTTCGTAGATGCCCTTTCTTGAAACGATTTCTGGTCCGTTTGCCAGGCCggagcgccggcggcgccggcggaagCTGCTGCGAGATgggtggcgggggcggcggcgactgCGAGAGCTGCGCTATATGGAGGGAGCACTACTGGAACCACACGAGCGACAACAAGAAGCAGTTCCTTGTCGTGGCTTCCGACGATTTCAGGCACAGCATGGTGAGATCTGTTAACCGAATGGCCGTTTCTTCCCTCGCATTGTCTGATTCAGGTTTTGTCAACCGCTGGCTTTGATTCCGATGTTGTTGCTTCTAGAAAAGAAGATGTTATGGGGGTTTTAAATAAAGTGTTCAAAATTTAACTGACGACGCCAAGATTGCTAGCCAGTAGCCAGCCCTTCTTAATTAGATTGCTGGGATGTGCCTGTTAGCCAGCGCACTTCTCTCGTCTCCTAGTGTGAGGATCGAACACAGTAACTCTCAATTCTGTCACAAACACACacgaagagaaagaaaaaacacgCATATTTTTTCCTGCACCCCTTTAGCTTTGGGTAGCCTTAAGTTTTCCTTTTTCAGCAGCTCTCTGCTTTCTTGGATACTGACACCTGAACACTTTGGCATCATGCACTACAGTACAGTGCACCTTATCAGCCTCAGCTTACTAGAGTATAGTTGCTACAGCAAGTTGCAACTCAATGCTTACACAGGTTATTTTAGTTACAAGAAAAAGATTGTAGTATATATAACAGTACCTAATTTTTTATTGGAATGTTAGTTGCAATATTAGCTACGTTACGCGATGAAGTATTTATATTTGCCAACATAGGTGCCATTAACAAAGTTGTTTCTGGATATGTTTCCTACAAAGAATTGCTTGGGACCATACAAAAGGGGTAGCAGCAAACCACGTGTTAGAGGGGAAAATGTGTATGTAACTCTTCATGGAGATAATTAGTACACTGCTGGTGTACTATCATGAGTGTGCTATTCTTATCCATGTCACTGAAGAAAAACAGAGAGATGCTGTTTCAGATGCTACAGCACCAAGATGGTTAGCCAGCCCTTCTTGATTAGAATAAATGGTTGTGCTTTGTTTTCCATTTCTACATTAAGTTCATTCTTAGCTATGTTGCGCAATACATTACTTATACTTGCCTAGAAATTTTTTCCCCTCACATTGTTTGATTCAGGTTCTGTGAACCTCCAACGTTGATTCTGATGTTGCTTCTAGATAAATTGTTATTAGGATGTCGGGCAGTTCAGAATTAACTTCAAGTTTGTTTCCTGTTGCTTCAAGAAAAGTAAATGTTAATTTTACTGAAAATACTGAGAGATGCAGCTTCAGATGTTACGGCACCAGGATAGTTTGCCAACCCTTCTTGATTCTAGCCCAAAAAATGCTTAGTTTTTCTTTGCAATGTTAATTGCAGTCTTAGCTACGCTGCTGGATATAGTACTCATACATTTATATTTGTGTAGGATAGTTGGCATATACTGTAGATGATATTTGTTTCAGGATATTGTTCTTAGACAGAATTGCTTTAGAGCGTACAGATGTAGCAGGAAAAAACACTTTGTTGGAGGAAATAAATGTGTATGAAACTCTCAAGGACATAATTGGAACACTGCTTGTGTACTACCATAAGTGTGCTACTCCCTATTAATATTCACGAAAATGACTCGTGTCATTTAAGCCTAAAATTCTTCTGTTCAGCACATTATGTGTGTCCTGAGGCTTTAGGGTTGATCAAGTTTCATTAAAAAAGGAGAGATGCTGTTTCATACTGTACAACACCAAGATTGTTAGCCTAGCCTTATTGATTAGATTAAAGGGCTGTCTTCGTTTCTTATTGCAATTTTTATTTCATTCTTAGCAATGTCGTACAGTATAGTACCTATATTATCCGAGGATGTTTAGCACGTAGATGACAGATTTGTTTCAGGGTATTTTTCTTATAAAGAATTGCTTCAGAACATACAAAGAGGTAGCAGGAAAACACTTTGCTGGTGGGAAAATTAATGCTTATGAAACTCTCTATGGAGATAATGAGTATTACCGTGAGTGTGTTATTAATGTTCCCAAAAATGGTATTTGGTAACTCTTGTCATTTCagcccaatttttttttcttcaacCCATAATATGTGTTCTAAACATATGATTGTTTGTTTCCAATTCCTTTGGTAGTCATGTAATCTGAATTGTGTCTACATTTCGTGCAAATTTCATGAAGCTCACTTGCTAGAAACGGTGAAACTCATGACTCTAACCAATGTGTCTCTTCTTCCTTGACCTCCAAACAGCGCATACCGCAGGAGGTTGGAAGCCATCTGAGGAAAATGATCCCTGAATCTGAGCTTGTCAAACTAGAAGATCCCAATGGCAGTGTATACCCCGTTGAAGTTAGTAGGGAGCTCGGAGCTATAGTTCTTAGGTCTGGATGGAATGGATTTGTGAATGCGCATCACATAGAAGAAAATAACTCCATTCTGTTTGTGTACCGTGGGAACTCCAGCTTTAAGGTTCACGTATTCAATTCAGTCGGTCATGAGAAGTACTTGTCCTGTTCTAAACCACCATCTGGGATATTTGGAGCAGTTCCTCCTCATGCTCCTTGTGATCATCATGTTCTGAATGGTAGAGTGAACCAGAATCTTGAAGTCGAATTAATGATTTTGCTATGCTTTTGTGATGATTCTAACAATATATTTGATGTGTAGAACAAGTGGTGCCTAATGTAGGACATGCTCAGACCTCCACTGACTTTGACTATACCATTTTACCTGAGTGCCGTCTAACAATGGCACAAGATGAGAAAGTAGTACAAATGGCTCACACCATCAGGTCTGAAGTTCCTCTGTATGTGGCAGTCATGAACAAGAGCAATGTCTGCTTGAAGAACTGCTATGTTGTAAGTTGCATCTTTCCCCAGGTCATTTCTTGGTTATGTTAGTTATTCCAATTCACAGGACCTACTATTGATGGTCAAGATTTCATCTTCTTATTCTTatcctttttttttggttccgGTAGTACATACCACTGAGACTTGTGGATAATTTCAAAGAGGAGATTGCTATATATACTGTTCAACTTCAAGACCCTGACAAACCTGTATGCGTTGTGGGAGCAAAGAAGCACAGTGATGATCTAATAGTCCTAAAATCTGGGTGGAATACTTTCGTAGCTTCTCAGTGCATACAAGAGAATGACATCCTCATTTTCAGAAGTAAGGAGAAAACTTGCCTGGAAGTTTTCATCCTTGACCCAAGCGGTCGTGGGAAAATCTCTTCATGTTCTGCCATGGGAAATCGTTCTTCCAGTGCCCAGGAAATGCCTGATGATTCAGCGCAAATTGTTTGTTCACCCCCACCTCATATCATTGACTTGACCAATTCTGATGACGATGACATCGTGAGAGAAGGCGTGAGAAAATCTTGCAGGGTGCAAAATCGGGTGAAACGCAGTACTGCAAAAACTCAGAAGATGGCTTCAACATCATCCCCTTCTACTAAATCAGGTAATCTTATTCTTGCTGCCTATGCTTTCAAATGAATTTTGCTCATTTTACGCTCACCCTAAGAGAGTATGGTACTGTTTCCAGGATACGGAGCTCGCAAGCCGCATGATCGGGCATCTGTGAAGCTTGAAGTCAGTTCTGAACCTTTGTCCAACAACCTCCAGGGGCCTTTCCGACGGCCCTACATTGTAGCCCGGCAGACAACTCTACCTATGCAAGTGAAGCGGAAAGTTGAGGAGAAAGTCCATGCAATTGGATCTGAACTTCCTATTTTTGTGAAAGAGATGACCACTACAAATATTGATGGTGGCAGCCACACCCCGGGTGAAATGGTGAGGCTAAATACTTTATCTACAGCTGCAAATATGGATGGGGTCctcttattttaatttttttgttgaTTCTGTAATGAAATCTTGAGGCTGGCGTCGGCGTTACATTTCCAGTGAATTTATCTACCATTAGTATGGATTTCAAGAATTGATCAACTGTCCTGACACTTTTTTTGGATAGGGTTTCGGCATGGTGTATGCTTCTGCATGTCTCCCGGACAAGACACAGCCTGTCCTGCTTCAGCTGGAGGATAGGAAGAAGCAGTGGCACGCCATGTTGAGCGTCTCGTCTCGCAACCAGAGGCGGCTTCACAATGGCTGGAAGGAATTCGTTGAGGAAAACCAGCTGAAGGTGAGAGACATCTGCCTCTTCGAGGTGTCAAGCAGGAACAGTACGAGCCTCACGATGACGGTCCATCTGGTCCGCTCAGTCGGAAGCGGAGCCGTAGCTCTCAGTCATGCCATGGATCCTTTATCTGTGGTTCTGTAATGTGGCATTGAACTCTGAAACCCTGCCCGTGAGATGAGAGAGCAAATTACTGAACAACTTGATGTGAATTTGTTTAGGTTATTCATGCTTATAGAACGACTCTCCCTTGTAGCACTATCTAAAAATTTGGGGAAAGACCGAACCCTATTTGTTAAGAAAGTGCTCAGCTAGTTCGCGGACAAACAATGACAAggtatggagatggagatggtctTTTGGGCGGTAACTGTCGTGTTGTAGGTGGAGGTGGATTGGGAGGCGTCGCTGACGGTAGACAGGGTGGCGCTGGTGATGGTGGATCGCGAGGCGTTGGCGGAGGTAGATTCAACATCTCGCCACAACCCGAATATGTCTATTCCGCACTTCGATGGTGAGAACCCTCGCATCTCGAAGGATAGATCACTTAACTGTTCAACATCAACCCTTCTTTATGGCTGGTTTCGGTAACTCTACACATGGTCGGCAGCACAGCACTGGTTGTAAGCGTATCGCCCGTGACATGAAATTTCTACCTGGCCTATGTTGATGGCAGCAGTCATGGAGAAGTTCTGTGCAGATGACTATCGATGGTACACCGTACATGAAACAACTCTTAGCTCTCAAGCAAACAACTTCAGTTGAAGAGTATTAGTTGCAGTCCGAGGCAGTGTCATATCACATTTTCATTTAGACTTCTCATTATGATGAACAATTCTTGATGTACCAATTCATCAGTTTCTTGGAATCGGAACTGAGTGGGACTATGGAAGCTCAGATTTTGGGCACGGTTGATCGAGCAATACTCTTGGCAAGAGTACAAGAGGAAGTGATGACTGAAGCGAAGCCGTGGGCTCATAAGCACAACAATGTCAATCGTTCTGAACCGGCAGTGCACAAACCAGATGCAGCTAAAAGTGTGGTGAGAGCTAACAAATTGGCATGGAACCGGCAGTGTTCTGAATCGTTCTTCCTATGTTAGCTCCTCTATACCATCAGAGATCCAATCAGTGTTGAGCAAGTTCCCTAATGTGTTTACCACTCCCACAAAATTACCACCTAAGAGGCATAATGACCATGCCATCTCTCTCAAGACCCTTTAACAGCAGGCCATACAGATACTCTCCAGCACCACAAAGATGAAAGTGAAAAGCAAGTAAAAGGCATGTTAGAAGCTGGCATTATTGTGCATAATATGTCACCTATGCATCTCTAGTATTGCTGGTCCAAAAGAAGGATGGATCTTGGCGGGTTTGTGTGGATTATAAAAGACTAAATGAGTTGATTGTGGGAAAAACTTTCCCATGCCCATGATTGATGAGCTGCTTGATGAATTATCTAGGTCTCCATTTTTTTGCCAAATTGGACTTAAGAGTTGGCTATCATTAGATCGGAATGATGCCTTCTANNNNNNNNNNNNNNNNNNNNNNNNNNNNNNNNNNNNNNNNNNNNNNNNNNNNNNNNNNNNNNNNNNNNNNNNNNNNNNNNNNNNNNNNNNNNNNNNNNNNGAACATTTTTTTGAACAGGAGAGACCCCGAAGGTCAGGAAGCTTCATTAGTCAAAGCGGTTGGTACATTTTATAAACAAGccctctaagaaaaagaagattaaAAGCAGGCCTAGAATATTACAACCAGGACCCTGAGAAAAGTTGCAGAAACGCGATCGAGTCCTCAGTCGCCGCCGCCGGTCTGAGAGCTCCACCTTCAGGCACCATCGTCGCCGCCGGGGACCTTGCCACTTGGAGCGTCGATGGCGTTGCTTCCTGAAGCAGGGTCGGGGAAGATCCTCACTCTGAGGATAGATAGCCGACGATGAAGTCGGCTTGGAGTGGCTCAAAACGCCGAAGATAGCGCCGGCGAACCATGGCCGACGCTGGTGAACTCCGAGAAAGCAGCCTCCAGCGTGCGCCGCGCACGCTCGTCGTCTCCGTGCCGAACTCCAAATCGAAGATCTTTGGATCCCTCTTCTCCCCCTGTCTATCACCATGACCACAAGAGGGGGTTGGAGGCATCCTTAGATCTTTGCGATTTGGCATCCAACACTCGAGCTTTATTGAAATAGATGAACGGAGGGCTCCGCTTGTCGccgtctccgaccaccggagcgcAGCAGCGAACGAGAGAAACTCCCTATTCCAGCCGGAGTAGCTCGCCGTCTCCAGCCGAATCCATCCCGTCGGCATAACGCCAAACTGGCACCAAGGCCAACCACTACTACTAAGCCTACAGTAATATACAAGgcggcctcctctccctctccaactccggccggcgaggccgctggAGAGGGGAGGGAGAGGAGCCGTGACCCTCTCAACT contains:
- the LOC124695291 gene encoding B3 domain-containing protein LOC_Os12g40080-like, translating into MRIPQEVGSHLRKMIPESELVKLEDPNGSVYPVEVSRELGAIVLRSGWNGFVNAHHIEENNSILFVYRGNSSFKVHVFNSVGHEKYLSCSKPPSGIFGAVPPHAPCDHHVLNEQVVPNVGHAQTSTDFDYTILPECRLTMAQDEKVVQMAHTIRSEVPLYVAVMNKSNVCLKNCYVYIPLRLVDNFKEEIAIYTVQLQDPDKPVCVVGAKKHSDDLIVLKSGWNTFVASQCIQENDILIFRSKEKTCLEVFILDPSGRGKISSCSAMGNRSSSAQEMPDDSAQIVCSPPPHIIDLTNSDDDDIVREGVRKSCRVQNRVKRSTAKTQKMASTSSPSTKSGYGARKPHDRASVKLEVSSEPLSNNLQGPFRRPYIVARQTTLPMQVKRKVEEKVHAIGSELPIFVKEMTTTNIDGGSHTPGEMGFGMVYASACLPDKTQPVLLQLEDRKKQWHAMLSVSSRNQRRLHNGWKEFVEENQLKVRDICLFEVSSRNSTSLTMTVHLVRSVGSGAVALSHAMDPLSVVL